A single Lolium perenne isolate Kyuss_39 chromosome 6, Kyuss_2.0, whole genome shotgun sequence DNA region contains:
- the LOC127306571 gene encoding pentatricopeptide repeat-containing protein At1g31920, whose protein sequence is MVGGLVLPHSQHQVATPRTAAAPAPSTRALEQAPCCTTVSARGGLDEVRKAHARHVKLGLDRSPRHARPLLAACALGDWPGSMEYAAAIFATLDDPEAFDYNTLMRGHVAGGRDPAAALRLYVDMLHNGVDPDTYTFPFVLKACAQLAASRQGRQLQGHATKLGFSRHDEHVQNSLISLYGKCGEAELARRAFEQMEAGARTAASWSALLAAYTRAGLWAECLEAFGAMARDGWRPDESSMVSALSACAHLGAYDVGRSVHCALLRNTARLNTFMETSMVDMYAKCGCIEKATAVFDGMDGERNVWTYSAMVSGLALHGDGRKALQVFDAMASEGHRPDEAVYVGVLNACSRSGLLDEGLRCFDRMRLEHIVAPNAQHYGCMVDLMARAGRLEEARALIGSMPTGPTDSAWRSLLNACRIHGDIEHAERALRELARLGGAANAGDYIIVADMHASAKNWDAAAALRVEAVDRGLAQAQGFSAVEVHGRMHRFVSQDRSHPRTADIYEMLHQMEWQLRFEGYKPDTTDVALDVDDEEKRRAVAAHSQKLAMAFGLLSTPEGTPVRVVTNLRMSKECHAYSSLISDIFGRDVVVRDRNRFHRFRRGACSCGNYW, encoded by the coding sequence ATGGTGGGAGGTCTAGTGCTTCCCCACTCGCAGCACCAGGTCGCCACGCCAAGAACCGCCGCCGCGCCGGCGCCGTCGACGCGGGCGCTGGAGCAGGCGCCATGCTGCACCACGGTCTCGGCGCGTGGTGGCCTGGACGAGGTCCGGAAGGCTCACGCGCGGCACGTCAAGCTCGGCCTCGACCGCTCCCCGCGGCACGCGCGGCCGCTCCTCGCGGCGtgcgcgctcggggactggccgggCAGCATGGAGTACGCGGCGGCCATCTTCGCCACGCTCGACGACCCGGAGGCGTTCGACTACAACACCCTGATGCGCGGCCACGTCGCCGGTGGCCGCGACCCCGCGGCCGCGCTGCGGCTGTACGTCGACATGCTGCACAACGGCGTCGATCCCGACACCTACACCTTCCCGTTCGTCCTCAAGGCGTGCGCGCAGCTCGCCGCCTCGCGACAAGGGAGGCAGCTGCAGGGACACGCCACGAAGCTCGGCTTCTCCCGGCACGACGAGCACGTGCAgaacagcctcatcagcctctacGGCAAGTGCGGCGAGGCGGAGCTGGCGCGCCGGGCGTTCGAGCAGATGGAGGCCGGGGCGAGGACGGCGGCGTCCTGGAGCGCGCTGCTCGCGGCGTACACGAGGGCCGGGCTGTGGGCTGAGTGCCTCGAGGCGTTCGGCGCGATGGCGCGCGACGGGTGGAGGCCCGACGAAAGCTCCATGGTGAGCGCGCTCTCGGCGTGCGCGCACCTGGGCGCCTACGACGTCGGCCGGAGCGTCCACTGCGCGCTGCTGAGGAACACGGCGAGGCTCAACACGTTCATGGAGACGTCCATGGTGGACATGTACGCCAAGTGCGGCTGCATCGAGAAGGCGACCGCGGTGTTCGACGGGATGGACGGCGAGAGGAATGTCTGGACGTACAGCGCCATGGTGTCCGGTCTGGCGCTGCACGGGGACGGGCGGAAGGCGCTGCAGGTGTTCGACGCGATGGCCAGTGAGGGACACAGGCCCGATGAGGCCGTGTACGTCGGCGTGCTGAATGCGTGCAGCCGCTCCGGGCTGCTCGACGAAGGGCTCCGGTGCTTCGACCGGATGCGGCTGGAGCACATTGTGGCTCCCAACGCGCAGCACTACGGCTGCATGGTGGACCTCATGGCCCGCGCCGGGAGGCTGGAAGAGGCGCGCGCACTCATCGGGAGCATGCCCACGGGTCCGACAGACTCGGCATGGCGGAGCCTGCTCAACGCCTGCCGGATCCACGGTGACATTGAGCACGCCGAACGCGCGCTGAGGGAGCTGGCGCGCCTCGGCGGCGCAGCTAACGCCGGCGACTACATAATCGTCGCGGACATGCACGCCAGCGCCAAGAACtgggacgcggcggcggcgctccgggtGGAGGCGGTGGACAGGGGCCTGGCGCAGGCTCAGGGCTTCAGCGCCGTGGAGGTGCACGGCAGGATGCACCGGTTCGTGTCTCAGGACCGGTCGCACCCTCGGACGGCCGACATCTACGAGATGCTCCACCAGATGGAGTGGCAGCTCCGGTTCGAGGGGTACAAGCCCGACACGACGGATGTGGCGCTGGACGTCGACGACGAGGAGAAGCGGCGGGCCGTCGCCGCGCACAGCCAGAAGCTGGCAATGGCGTTCGGCCTGCTCAGCACGCCGGAAGGGACTCCGGTGAGGGTCGTCACGAACCTCCGGATGAGCAAAGAGTGTCACGCGTATAGCTCGCTGATATCGGATATCTTCGGGAGGGACGTCGTAGTCAGAGACCGGAACCGTTTCCACCGGTTCAGGCGTGGTGCCTGCAGCTGCGGGAACTACTGGTAG
- the LOC127306570 gene encoding uncharacterized protein, whose protein sequence is MAAAAAAKAAAAALSAGAAFAASSGRVHAGLIPGWSSPSPAPAPGTVPGAPPAPEPAAEEKPRVRNDNPRTSASGFNPEPLEEGVKLLDEMAKKHSSTEVKKTFEHLKKVEDTKQAELAAKKAEYMREAAILELERTRTEYEEKKKLAQTQAEIKSQVARYNDELARKRLQNEHEAQRTRNHELVKMQEESALKIEHIRRQFEEEIQELRKRTQQEMAAIEQETQRQKSRAEAEAKALEKKLSEDVNRRMLIEKANAEREKWVQAINATFEHIGGGLRTILTDQSKLTVAVIGVTGLAAGIYTTREGARVVWGYVDRILGQPSLIRESSRGKYPWSGIPSRAMSTVTSKLKNGSNLGKDGKGFGDVILNPSLQKRVNQLANATANTKLHQAPFRNMLFYGPPGTGKTMAARELARESGLDYALMTGGDVAPLGAQAVTKIHQLFDWAKKSDRGLLLFIDEADAFLCERNKTYMSEAQRSALNALLYRTGSQSKDFVLALATNRPGDLDSAVADRIDEVLEFPLPGEEERSKIVKLYLDKYIVKAGEKQGKGLFSFFRRQPQKIAVKGITDDLIREAAAKTEGFSGREIAKLLASVQAAVYGSTECELTPALFREVVDYKVAEHQQRRKIAGHA, encoded by the exons atggccgccgccgccgccgcgaaggccgccgccgccgccctctccgCCGGGGCGGCCTTCGCCGCGTCCTCCGGGAGGGTGCACGCCGGCCTCATCCCCGGCTGGTCCTCCCCTTCCCCCGCCCCTGCCCCCGGTACCGTCCCCGGGGCGCCGCCGGCCCCCGAGCCGGCTGCCGAGGAGAAGCCCAGGGTCCGGAACGACAACCCGCGCACCAGCGCCTCCGGGTTCAACCCCGAGCCGCTGGAGGAGGGGGTCAAGCTGCTGGACGAGATGGCTAAAAAACATAGTTCCACTGAAGTCAAGAAG ACCTTCGAGCATCTTAAGAAGGTGGAGGATACGAAGCAAGCGGAGCTCGCTGCAAAGAAGGCCGAGTACATGAGGGAGGCTGCGATCCTCGAGCTC GAGAGGACACGCACCGAGTATGAAGAGAAGAAAAAACTTGCGCAGACCCAAGCTGAAATAAAGTCACAGGTAGCTCGATATAACGATGAGCTAGCGAGGAAAAGGTTGCAGAACGAACATGAGGCACAGAGGACGAGAAACCATGAGCTCGTCAAGATGCAAGAAGAATctgcacttaagatagagcacatAAGACGCCAGTTTGAGGAGGAAATCCAGGAACTACGCAAACGGACACAGCAGGAAATGGCAGCTATAGAGCAGGAGACCCAGAGACAGAAAAGTAGAGCAGAAGCGGAGGCAAAGGCGCTTGAAAAGAAACTGTCTGAAGATGTGaatcggcgaatgcttattgaAAAGGCAAATGCTGAGAGGGAGAAGTGGGTCCAAGCAATAAATGCAACTTTTGAGCATATAGGAG GTGGTTTACGGACGATATTAACTGATCAGAGTAAGCTAACAGTAGCAGTTATAGGTGTAACTGGACTTGCAGCAGGGATATACACAACAAG GGAAGGTGCAAGAGTAGTCTGGGGTTATGTTGACCGTATTCTGGGTCAGCCTTCACTGATCAGAGAGTCATCACGAGGGAAGTACCCTTGGTCTGGTATCCCATCACGTGCTATGAGTACTGTGACTAGCAAACTGAAAAATGGGAGCAATTTGGGGAAGGATGGGAAAGGTTTTGGTGATGTTATTCTAAATCCTTCTCTTCAGAAGAGAGTGAATCAACTAGCTAATGCCACAGCAAACACGAAACTTCATCAAGCTCCTTTTAGGAACATGCTTTTCTATGGGCCTCCTGGCACAGGGAAAACAATGGCAGCAAGGGAACTAGCCCGTGAATCT GGACTAGATTATGCACTGATGACTGGTGGAGATGTTGCACCGTTAGGAGCACAAGCAGTCACCAAGATTCATCAGCTGTTTGATTGGGCAAAGAAATCCGATAGAGGTCTACTCCTCTTCATTGATGAAGCAGATGCTTTCTTGTGCGA ACGGAACAAGACATACATGAGTGAAGCTCAAAGGAGTGCTCTGAATGCTCTCCTTTACCGCACGGGTAGCCAATCCAAGGACTTTGTGCTTGCACTAGCGACCAACAGACCTGGTGACCTTGACTCAGCTGTTGCTGACCGTATCGACGAGGTCCTTGAGTTTCCTTTGCCTGGTGAAGAAGAGAGGTCCAAGATTGTTAAACTGTACCTTGACAAGTACATCGTGAAAGCTGGTGAAAAGCAAGGAAAGGGCTTGTTCAGCTTCTTCCGCCGCCAGCCTCAGAAGATAGCAGTGAAGGGGATCACCGATGACCTGATCCGTGAGGCTGCTGCCAAGACGGAAGGCTTCTCTGGAAGAGAGATCGCGAAGCTATTGGCGAGTGTGCAGGCCGCAGTGTACGGGAGCACGGAATGTGAGCTCACCCCGGCCCTGTTCCGTGAGGTTGTAGATTACAAAGTTGCCGAGCACCAGCAGAGGAGAAAAATCGCTGGTCATGCTTAG